The Thermotoga sp. SG1 region TTCGAGAGTGTTGATGAGATAGCGGTGAAGGGAGAAGAGATCACAAAGAGGTTCAAAGAGATCCTTGGAAGGATAGAGGAGATCAACAGCATGATAGAGAACACGGCGGCAACAGCTCAGGAGCAGGGAGCTGCGGCGGAAGAGATGGCGAGTGCCATGGACAACGTCACAAAGGTTGTGGAGAAAGTTGTGGAAAGTCTCTCGAGAATGGAGTCCCTCATAGAAAACCAAACCACTTCCTCTGCCAGGGTGAGTGAGGCGGCAGAGAGACTGTCTGATCTTTCTAAAAAACTCTCCGAGCTTGTGCAAAAGTTCAAAGTGTGAGGTGAAAGAATGCAGGCACGCTGGATCGGAAACATGATGTTTCATGTCAGAACAGACTCCAATCACGATGTCATCATGGATTCTAAGGAAGAGGCCGGTGGGAAGGACGCTGCTCCCCGGCCTCTTGAACTGGTTCTTTCTGGTCTCATGGGATGTACGGGAATGGACGTGGTATCCATCCTGAGGAAAATGAAAGTGGTCGACCGAATGAAGGATTTCAAAATAGAAATCGAGTACGAGCGAGCGAAAGATCATCCCAGAATCTTCACCAGGGTTCATCTGAAGTACATCTTCAAGTTCGATGGTGAACCTCCAAAGGATAAAGTCGAAAAGGCTGTTCAGCTTTCTCAGGAGAAATATTGCAGCGTCTCTGCCATTCTGAAGTGTTCCTCGAAGGTGACCTACGAAATCGTCTACGAAAGTTGAGGTGGAAAACATGTGGGAGTTCTACATGCCCACGGATGTGTTCTTTGGAGATCATATCCTTTCCAAAAGGGGTCCTGTAGTGAAGATACTGGGGAAAAGGGCTCTCATCGTCACGGGTAGAACATCTTCGAAGAAAAACGGCTCACTCGATGATCTGACAGATCTTCTGGAAAAGCTCGATATTTCCTATGTCGTCTTCGATGAGGTTGAGGAGAATCCTTCTTTTGTGAGTGTTGAAAGGGTAGCCGAAAAGTTCAGAGACGAAGATTTTGATTTCGTGGTGGGGCTTGGTGGTGGAAGTCCCATGGATTTTGCCAAGGCGGTCTCGGTTCTTCTGAAGGAAAAAAATTTCAACGTTGAAGACCTCTACGACAGCGAGAAGGTCAGAAGATGGCTTCCGGTTGTGGAGATCCCAACAACAGCAGGAACCGGCAGCGAGGTGACACCGTATTCTGTTCTCACAGATCAGGAGGGAAACAAAAGAGGATGCA contains the following coding sequences:
- a CDS encoding OsmC family protein, yielding MQARWIGNMMFHVRTDSNHDVIMDSKEEAGGKDAAPRPLELVLSGLMGCTGMDVVSILRKMKVVDRMKDFKIEIEYERAKDHPRIFTRVHLKYIFKFDGEPPKDKVEKAVQLSQEKYCSVSAILKCSSKVTYEIVYES